In Zunongwangia sp. HGR-M22, the sequence TTAAGAGTATTTTTTCGAAGGGATAGTTTTAGTAATTAGAATTGAGATCGCTTCGCTGTTAGAATTCAGATCATATTTATAGTTGTTTTAAATCCTTACTCCAATTTTTAAACCGCCCCAATCTTCAGGATCACCATATTCAAATTCACGCGTCATTGAGGTTTGATAATACTCTAAATAGAAAAAACCAGATTTAATAACTAAACCGTAATAATATTGCCCAGTAAAACGCTCTATTTTGTTAGAAGGAATAGTATAAGTGCTTCTACGATTAAAAACTCCTCCTTGTAATAGAGCATTGTATCCAACAAAATTAGTTATTCCTCTAGCAAATAGATAAACCTGGAATCTACTTCTTCTATTGGATGCTCTTAAAGGCGAGTTAACGAGTCCTAAAGTTGCACTTGCACCTAGATTGAAATCTGTGAACATCGTCCCCAATCGTACCTTCGATTCACCATATAATGAAAAATAATTACTGAAATTTAAAAGCAACGTTTCGAAGCCTAGATTATAATTTAGCATTACGTCATCTACGATTTGATTATCCCATCCTCTAGGCTTCCAATTCCCGGTAGCCTCATGAATCCAAGTTTGCCCGGCTCCGCCCAAAGATGATGGACCAATAATACCTAGCCAGAAAGAAGATTTCATCCTGAACCCCTTATCAAGATGATCACTAACGCTCATCATTTTTAAAGTTAATACTGAAGCGTAAGGCCGATCAGTATATCTGATATCAATGTCGCTTAT encodes:
- a CDS encoding lipid A deacylase LpxR family protein is translated as MKKKSYNFSFVTLVNLFFTSFSIFTYGQEINSTNIVHDFEGYRYFRLNYDNDFFMYSDDDYTQGLNFELFHPVFRKNPINFLFFKSKGGNYKYGLAIEHSAFTPDVISDIDIRYTDRPYASVLTLKMMSVSDHLDKGFRMKSSFWLGIIGPSSLGGAGQTWIHEATGNWKPRGWDNQIVDDVMLNYNLGFETLLLNFSNYFSLYGESKVRLGTMFTDFNLGASATLGLVNSPLRASNRRSRFQVYLFARGITNFVGYNALLQGGVFNRRSTYTIPSNKIERFTGQYYYGLVIKSGFFYLEYYQTSMTREFEYGDPEDWGGLKIGVRI